In one window of Calypte anna isolate BGI_N300 chromosome 1, bCalAnn1_v1.p, whole genome shotgun sequence DNA:
- the GTF2E1 gene encoding general transcription factor IIE subunit 1 — protein sequence MTDPDVLTEVPAALKRLAKYVVRGFYGIEHALALDILIRNPCVKEEDMLELLKFDRKQLRAVLNTLKGDKFIKCRMRVETAPDGKTTRHNYYFINYRLLVNVVKYKLDHMRRRIETDERDSTNRASFKCPICFSTFTDLEANQLFDPRTGTFRCTFCETEVEEDESAMPKKDARTLVARFNEQIEPIYALLRETEDVNLAYEILEPEPTEIPALKQSKERAAGTGSGAGAGLAGGHHREAWTTKGPSYEDLYTQNVVISMEDQEDLNRPTAEGKPVRERPIWLRESTVQGAYDPDEIKDGGRDLDTFQEREEGRVSLDDNEEVMRALLIHEKKTPSASTVSIGGAAPLSGANASDSESETSESEEESPPRPPTTATTIYGLEDEEEDEEFEVVAEDPTVTVAGRPHSYSQVSQRPELVAQMTPEEKEVYIAMGRRMFEDMFD from the exons ATGACTGACCCAGACGTCCTCACTGAGGTCCCAGCAGCTCTCAAGCGTCTTGCCAAATATGTGGTGCGTGGCTTCTATGGCATTGAGCATGCTTTGGCTCTGGACATTCTCATCAGGAATCCCTGTGTGAAGGAAGAGGACATGTTAGAGCTCCTTAAGTTTGATAGGAAGCAGCTGCGGGCTGTCCTTAACACCCTCAAAGGTGACAAGTTCATCAAATGCAGGATGAGGGTAGAGACGGCTCCAGACGGCAAAACCACCCGTCACAACTACTACTTCATCAACTACCGCCTCCTGGTTAACGTGGTGAAGTACAAGCTGGACCACATGAGGAGGAGGATTGAGACAGATGAAAGAGACTCCACAAATCGTGCCTCTTTTAAATGCCCCATTTGCTTCAGCACTTTCACAGACCTGGAAGCCAACCAGCTGTTTGACCCCAGGACAG GAACTTTCCGCTGTACTTTCTGTGAGACTGAAGTGGAAGAAGATGAGTCGGCGATGCCCAAAAAGGATGCAAGGACACTCGTGGCAAGATTTAATGAGCAGATTGAGCCCATCTACGCTCTGCTTCGTGAGACAGAAGATGTTAACTTAGCCTATGAAATCCTCGAGCCAGAACCCACAGAGATTCCTGCCCTGAAGCAGAG CAAGGAGCGTGCAGCTGGTACCGGTTCAGGGGCAGGAGCTGGCCTTGCAGGTGGACACCATCGGGAAGCATGGACTACAAAAGGACCATCATATGAGGACTTGTATACCCAGAACGTTGTCATCAGCATGGAGGACCAGGAGGATCTTAACCGACCTACAGCTGAAGGAAAGCCAGTCAGAGAGAGACCAATTTGGCTACGGGAGAGCACGGTGCAGGGGGCTTATGATCCTGATGAAATCAAAGATG GGGGCCGGGATTTGGATACCTTCCAGGAGCGTGAGGAAGGCCGGGTATCTCTGGATGATAATGAAGAGGTGATGCGTGCCCTCCTCATCCATGAGAAGAAGACCCCTTCTGCTTCGACAGTCAGCATTGGAGGTGCTGCTCCCCTCTCTGGTGCCAATGCTAGTGACTCTGAGAGTGAGACAAGTGAGTCAGAAGAGGAATCCCCTCCTCGCCCTCCCACCACGGCCACCACAATATATGGgctggaggatgaggaggaggatgaagagtTTGAGGTGGTGGCAGAAGACCCCACTGTCACAGTGGCTGGGCGTCCACACTCCTACAGCCAAGTGAGTCAGCGCCCTGAGCTGGTGGCCCAGATgacacctgaagaaaaggaggtttACATAGCCATGGGGCGACGCATGTTTGAGGATATGTTTGATTAA